In Oncorhynchus gorbuscha isolate QuinsamMale2020 ecotype Even-year linkage group LG08, OgorEven_v1.0, whole genome shotgun sequence, one genomic interval encodes:
- the LOC124041127 gene encoding solute carrier family 22 member 7-like isoform X1 produces MKFEHLLSVVNGFGRFQIMIIIISFIGRFTLPCHFLLNNFIAAVPSHHCDLSALDDGSLFGNLTQEQRLTVSVPVQEDGTPSSCKMFPEPQFHILSNSNDSDLVTVPCQNGWVYDNSTFKSTLATEWDLVCDQKGQNKATTTIFFIGVMFGAMTFGSLSDRFGRKPMLLVSYISGMLFGFASAFSTSFIMFAVLRFFTGFGITGIVIVSSVLSVEWVDIEHRKLVGVIDSLSWTFGYCMIPAIAYCVTDWRQLTIAVTSPLALAILTWRWIPESARWLIANGKFEKANFYLQQCAQMNQKEEFGSKITPETLSSIIVTERKDRSHSYLDLVRTPKMRRLALLTGIVWYGVASTFYGISFNITGFGLNIYLTQFVYGAIELPAKLSAYYLLDKVGRRNTEVGSLLGAGICLAINIFIPRDMSVLRTVVAVLGKGCSATSFTTVVLYSSELFPTVVRQNGMGYNSSMGRLGVSLAPLILLLDEVWRDLPQVLLCSIALLASLVARMLPETRGRCLPETIQDVEDVRTGYDIASVIQTLKVRCNRAHYRAAHLTADNVPNMQKSFHIAWLLKC; encoded by the exons ATGAAGTTCGAACACCTACTCTCGGTTGTCAATGGATTTGGACGGTTCCAGATTATGATCATTATCATCAGCTTTATTGGTCGATTCACCCTGCCGTGTCACTTCCTGCTGAACAACTTCATTGCCGCCGTACCCTCTCACCACTGTGACCTCAGTGCTCTGGATGATGGCAGCCTCTTTGGGAATCTGACCCAGGAGCAGAGACTGACTGTCAGCGTTCCAGTACAGGAAGATGGGACTCCAAGCTCCTGTAAGATGTTCCCAGAGCCCCAGTTCCACATCCTGTCCAACTCCAATGACAGTGATCTAGTTACAGTCCCCTGTCAGAATGGATGGGTATATGACAACAGCACCTTCAAATCCACTCTGGCTACAGAG TGGGACTTGGTGTGTGACCAGAAAGGGCAAAATAAGGCGACAACAACCATCTTCTTCATAGGAGTGATGTTCGGAGCTATGACCTTTGGAAGCCTGAGTGACAG GTTTGGTAGGAAGCCCATGCTCCTGGTGTCCTATATCTCTGGCATGCTGTTTGGTTTTGCCAGTGCTTTCTCCACTTCTTTCATCATGTTCGCTGTGCTCAGGTTCTTCACTGGGTTCGGTATCACCGGCATCGTTATCGTCTCATCAGTACTCA GTGTGGAGTGGGTGGACATTGAGCACAGAAAGCTGGTGGGAGTGATTGACAGCCTGTCCTGGAcgtttggttactgcatgattccagcCATAGCCTACTGTGTGACCGACTGGAGACAGCTGACCATAGCGGTCACCTCACCTCTTGCTCTAGCCATACTCACCTGGAG GTGGATTCCTGAGTCAGCCAGGTGGCTCATAGCCAATGGGAAGTTTGAGAAAGCTAACTTTTATTTGCAACAATGTGCCCAGATGAACCAGAAGGAGGAGTTTGGATCCAAAATTACACCAGAG ACTCTGTCCAGTATCATtgtgacagagagaaaagacCGAAGTCACTCCTACCTGGACTTGGTCAGGACACCAAAGATGAGGAGGCTGGCTCTACTAACAGGCATAGTGTG GTATGGTGTGGCATCAACATTTTATGGCATAAGCTTCAACATCACTGGATTTGGACTCAATATCTATCTGACCCAGTTTGTGTACGGTGCCATAGAGCTGCCAGCCAAACTATCAGCGTACTACCTTCTGGATAAGGTGGGCAGGAGAAACACAGAAGTGGGATCTTTACTAGGAGCTGGAATCTGTCTCGCTATCAACATCTTCATACCCCGAG ACATGTCTGTTTTAAGGACGGTGGTGGCGGTGCTGGGGAAGGGTTGCTCGGCAACATCCTTCACAACCGTTGTGTTGTACAGCTCTGAACTGTTCCCTACTGTGGTCAG gcagAATGGCATGGGCTACAACTCATCCATGGGTCGTCTGGGAGTGTCTCTGGCCCCTCTGATCCTGCTGCTGGACGAGGTGTGGAGGGACCTTCCACAGGTCCTCCTCTGCTCCATAGCTCTGCTGGCTAGCCTGGTGGCCAGGATGCTGCCAGAGACACGGGGCCGCTGTCTACCGGAGACCATCCAGGATGTCGAGGACGTGCGGACAGGGTACGATATAGCCTCTGTGATACAGACACTTAAGGTTAGATGCAATAGAGCGCATTATAGAGCGGCGCACTTGACCGCTGACAATGTGCCCAATATGCAGAAATCGTTCCACATTGCGTGGTTGCTAAAATGTTAA
- the LOC124041127 gene encoding solute carrier family 22 member 7-like isoform X2 codes for MKFEHLLSVVNGFGRFQIMIIIISFIGRFTLPCHFLLNNFIAAVPSHHCDLSALDDGSLFGNLTQEQRLTVSVPVQEDGTPSSCKMFPEPQFHILSNSNDSDLVTVPCQNGWVYDNSTFKSTLATEWDLVCDQKGQNKATTTIFFIGVMFGAMTFGSLSDRFGRKPMLLVSYISGMLFGFASAFSTSFIMFAVLRFFTGFGITGIVIVSSVLSVEWVDIEHRKLVGVIDSLSWTFGYCMIPAIAYCVTDWRQLTIAVTSPLALAILTWRWIPESARWLIANGKFEKANFYLQQCAQMNQKEEFGSKITPETLSSIIVTERKDRSHSYLDLVRTPKMRRLALLTGIVWYGVASTFYGISFNITGFGLNIYLTQFVYGAIELPAKLSAYYLLDKVGRRNTEVGSLLGAGICLAINIFIPRDMSVLRTVVAVLGKGCSATSFTTVVLYSSELFPTVVRQNGMGYNSSMGRLGVSLAPLILLLDEVWRDLPQVLLCSIALLASLVARMLPETRGRCLPETIQDVEDVRTGKGLAGSQVVETTDIPLKSKDNDEMENGY; via the exons ATGAAGTTCGAACACCTACTCTCGGTTGTCAATGGATTTGGACGGTTCCAGATTATGATCATTATCATCAGCTTTATTGGTCGATTCACCCTGCCGTGTCACTTCCTGCTGAACAACTTCATTGCCGCCGTACCCTCTCACCACTGTGACCTCAGTGCTCTGGATGATGGCAGCCTCTTTGGGAATCTGACCCAGGAGCAGAGACTGACTGTCAGCGTTCCAGTACAGGAAGATGGGACTCCAAGCTCCTGTAAGATGTTCCCAGAGCCCCAGTTCCACATCCTGTCCAACTCCAATGACAGTGATCTAGTTACAGTCCCCTGTCAGAATGGATGGGTATATGACAACAGCACCTTCAAATCCACTCTGGCTACAGAG TGGGACTTGGTGTGTGACCAGAAAGGGCAAAATAAGGCGACAACAACCATCTTCTTCATAGGAGTGATGTTCGGAGCTATGACCTTTGGAAGCCTGAGTGACAG GTTTGGTAGGAAGCCCATGCTCCTGGTGTCCTATATCTCTGGCATGCTGTTTGGTTTTGCCAGTGCTTTCTCCACTTCTTTCATCATGTTCGCTGTGCTCAGGTTCTTCACTGGGTTCGGTATCACCGGCATCGTTATCGTCTCATCAGTACTCA GTGTGGAGTGGGTGGACATTGAGCACAGAAAGCTGGTGGGAGTGATTGACAGCCTGTCCTGGAcgtttggttactgcatgattccagcCATAGCCTACTGTGTGACCGACTGGAGACAGCTGACCATAGCGGTCACCTCACCTCTTGCTCTAGCCATACTCACCTGGAG GTGGATTCCTGAGTCAGCCAGGTGGCTCATAGCCAATGGGAAGTTTGAGAAAGCTAACTTTTATTTGCAACAATGTGCCCAGATGAACCAGAAGGAGGAGTTTGGATCCAAAATTACACCAGAG ACTCTGTCCAGTATCATtgtgacagagagaaaagacCGAAGTCACTCCTACCTGGACTTGGTCAGGACACCAAAGATGAGGAGGCTGGCTCTACTAACAGGCATAGTGTG GTATGGTGTGGCATCAACATTTTATGGCATAAGCTTCAACATCACTGGATTTGGACTCAATATCTATCTGACCCAGTTTGTGTACGGTGCCATAGAGCTGCCAGCCAAACTATCAGCGTACTACCTTCTGGATAAGGTGGGCAGGAGAAACACAGAAGTGGGATCTTTACTAGGAGCTGGAATCTGTCTCGCTATCAACATCTTCATACCCCGAG ACATGTCTGTTTTAAGGACGGTGGTGGCGGTGCTGGGGAAGGGTTGCTCGGCAACATCCTTCACAACCGTTGTGTTGTACAGCTCTGAACTGTTCCCTACTGTGGTCAG gcagAATGGCATGGGCTACAACTCATCCATGGGTCGTCTGGGAGTGTCTCTGGCCCCTCTGATCCTGCTGCTGGACGAGGTGTGGAGGGACCTTCCACAGGTCCTCCTCTGCTCCATAGCTCTGCTGGCTAGCCTGGTGGCCAGGATGCTGCCAGAGACACGGGGCCGCTGTCTACCGGAGACCATCCAGGATGTCGAGGACGTGCGGACAGG GAAAGGTTTGGCTGGATCCCAAGTTGTGGAAACAACAGATATCCCTCTCAAATCAAAGGACAATGATGAGATGGAAAATGGATACTAA
- the LOC124041128 gene encoding cysteine-rich protein 2-like, with amino-acid sequence MTSRCPRCTKDVFFAEKVSSLGKNWHRFCLKCKRCNKTLSAGNHAEHDGLPYCHKPCYGTLFGPKGVNIGGAGSYIYETPQPTFDCPSEGSPTTPWTTMQVTWNQPKVLPPPTRTFAGETSLCPGCEKVVYFAEKVMSLGRNWHRPCLRCERCKKTLTSGGHAEHEGIPYCHVPCYGILYGPKGVNIGNVGCYIYEKEGMAQTEIPSQS; translated from the exons ATGACGTCGAGGTGCCCCAGATGCACAAAAGATGTGTTTTTTG CTGAGAAAGTGAGCTCGCTGGGGAAGAACTGGCACCGGTTCTGCCTGAAATGCAAACGCTGTAACAAAACCCTGTCGGCTGGCAACCACGCTGAG CATGATGGACTGCCCTACTGTCACAAACCATGCTATGGAACTCTCTTTGGACCCAAAG gtgtGAACATTGGAGGGGCAGGCTCCTACATCTACGAGACTCCTCAACCCACCTTCGACTGCCCCTCCGAGGGATCCCCCACCACACCATGGACCACCATGCAGGTCACCTGGAACCAACCCAAAG TTCTTCCCCCTCCAACCAGGACATTTGCTGGAGAGACCTCACTCTGTCCTGGCTGTGAGAAAGTGGTCTATTTCG cAGAGAAGGTGATGTCCCTGGGTAGGAACTGGCACAGACCGTGCCTGCGCTGTGAGAGGTGTAAGAAGACACTGACCTCTGGTGGACATGCTGAG CATGAAGGGATACCTTACTGCCACGTCCCTTGCTACGGCATCCTGTATGGACCAAAAGGAGTGAACATCGGCAACGTGGGCTGTTACATCTACGAGAAAGAAGGCATGGCACAAACTGAAATACCCAGCCAGTCCTAG